The following nucleotide sequence is from Bacteroidota bacterium.
GCAACCAGCGAATTAGTTTCCAACGATGCAATGAAATTATCCGTATTTATTACAGAAAATCTGGCACTTGATTCTGTTTCAGAACCTATGGAATTATTTGCAAAGGCAGATCTCATGGTATTTCAAAATAAAATAAAAGAAGCCGTAATAATTCTCGACACTTTGGATGCCAGATATCCTGCACATAAACTTGCGGATGATATTTTATTTCTCAAATCCACTATTGCACTCAGACAAAAAGATATCACCACGGCGGTGGCCTACCTCGAAACCATTCGCGAAAATTATACCTACGAATTGTTGGCGGATGATGCTATTTTTAAACTCGCCGAGATCTATCAATACGATTTTAAAGATCTCGAAAAAGCAAAACTCTGTTACGAACAAATTATTCTCAACTTCAAAGATTCCCTCTACGCCAACGAAGCCAGAAAAAGATTCAGGGCTTTGAGAGGGGATAATCTCAATTAGGGGAGTGGTGAATAGTGAGTAGTGAGTAAGATCCAGGTCGGTTGGAAGTTATTACACCTGACTAATGACATCTGACGATTCACGAAATTGTCAATTATCAATTGTCAATTATCAATTAATCCCCTATTTTCACCCCAAAAAAAATGTACATCTACAATGTAACCATAAAAGTAGAACCTCATCGTGCAACCGAATGGCTGGATTGGATGCGCAATATTCATATTCCGGAGGTTTTAGAAACAGGATATTTTTTGGAAAGCAGAATATGCAAGATCGTGAATGATGAAGATCCTGAGGATTTTACTTTTGCAGTTCAATATACCTGTTCAACTTTAGCTGATTACGAGCAATATCAAAAAAATAAAGCACCGGCATTACAAAAAGAAATGCGTAACTTGTTTGGCGATGATGCATTTGCCTTCCGCACATTGATGGAAATTTTGTAATAAATGAACAATTGTATGTTCTTGCGGTTTGTTACACTTTAGCTTAAACAAAACAAAACATGCCAAAACATATTGTTGTAATAGGGTCGGGATTTAGCGGGCTTTCTGCGGCATGTGCTTTGGCAAAAGAAGGTTTTAAAGTTACCTTATTAGAAAA
It contains:
- a CDS encoding DUF4286 family protein; protein product: MYIYNVTIKVEPHRATEWLDWMRNIHIPEVLETGYFLESRICKIVNDEDPEDFTFAVQYTCSTLADYEQYQKNKAPALQKEMRNLFGDDAFAFRTLMEIL